One Gossypium hirsutum isolate 1008001.06 chromosome A11, Gossypium_hirsutum_v2.1, whole genome shotgun sequence genomic window carries:
- the LOC107909787 gene encoding jasmonoyl--L-amino acid synthetase JAR4 isoform X2, which produces MLEKKEILDVEKVIRDFEVITKDAENVQRETLKMILEENGCAEYLQNLGLNGRTDPESFKACVPLVTHKDLEPCIQRVADGVFSPILTGKPITTISISSGTTQGKPKFVPFNDELMETTLQIFRTSFAFRNKEFPIENGRALQFIYSSKQIKTKGGLFAGTATSNVFRNSQFRKAMKAMQSECCSPDEVIFGPDFHQSLYCHLLCGLIFHEEIRLVSSTFAYSIVLAFRTFEQVWEELCDDIREGVLTSRITFPSVRSAMAKLLKPNPELADLIEKKCSGLSNWYGLIPELFPNVKYIYGIMTGCMEPYLKKLRHYAADVPLISADYGSSEGWIGANINPSLPPESATYAVLPNIGYFEVIPLKENVEEHMQDNGNVSFLSMEPKPVDLTEVRVGEEYEVIITNFGGEMSCSP; this is translated from the exons ATGTTGGAAAAGAAGGAAATTCTGGATGTTGAAAAGGTAATAAGAGATTTCGAAGTAATAACCAAAGATGCTGAGAATGTTCAAAGAGAAACTTTAAAgatgattttggaagaaaatggATGCGCTGAGTATTTGCAAAATCTGGGCCTCAATGGCAGAACTGACCCTGAAAGCTTCAAAGCTTGTGTTCCTCTCGTCACTCACAAGGACTTGGAGCCTTGTATTCAAAGAGTTGCTGATGGTGTTTTTTCCCCGATTCTCACCGGAAAACCAATAACAACCATTTCTATCAG CTCTGGCACTACTCAAGGAAAGCCCAAATTTGTGCCTTTTAATGACGAATTGATGGAAACTACTTTGCAGATATTCCGTACTTCTTTTGCTTTTAGAAACAA AGAATTTCCTATTGAGAATGGGAGGGCTTTGCAGTTCATTTACAGTAGCAAGCAGATTAAAACCAAAGGGGGTTTGTTTGCTGGAACTGCAACCAGCAATGTCTTTCGCAATTCGCAGTTCAGAAAAGCGATGAAAGCAATGCAATCTGAGTGCTGTAGCCCTGATGAGGTGATATTTGGTCCTGATTTTCACCAATCTTTGTACTGCCATCTTTTATGCGGGCTGATTTTTCATGAGGAAATTCGGTTGGTTTCCTCTACTTTTGCATATAGCATTGTTCTTGCATTTCGAACTTTCGAACAAGTTTGGGAAGAGCTTTGTGATGATATAAGAGAAGGGGTCCTCACAAGTCGGATCACATTTCCTTCTGTCCGATCTGCTATGGCCAAATTGCTGAAGCCAAATCCTGAATTGGCTGATTTGATTGAGAAGAAATGTTCAGGATTAAGTAATTGGTATGGATTAATACCAGAGCTGTTCCCTAATGTTAAATACATTTATGGGATCATGACTGGGTGCATGGAGCCTTATCTGAAAAAGTTAAGGCATTATGCTGCGGATGTACCTCTTATAAGTGCTGATTACGGTTCTTCTGAGGGATGGATTGGGGCTAATATCAATCCAAGTCTACCTCCTGAGTCAGCTACTTATGCTGTGCTTCCTAATATTGGGTATTTTGAGGTCATTCCTCTGAAAGAGAATGTTGAGGAGCATATGCAAGACAACGGCAATGTTTCTTTCCTTTCCATGGAGCCAAAGCCAGTGGATCTTACTGAAGTTAGGGTTGGTGAAGAATATGAGGTTATCATCACGAACTTTGGAG GAGAAATGTCATGCTCGCCATAA
- the LOC107909788 gene encoding jasmonoyl--L-amino acid synthetase JAR4 yields MLEKMEILDVEKLVGDFEVMTKDAENVQRQTLKMILEENGCAEYLQNMGLNGRTDPESFKACVPLVTHKDLESYIQRVADGAFSPILTRKPITTISLSSGTTQGKPKFVPFNDELMETTLQIYRTSFAFRNREFPIENGKALQFIYSSKQSKTKGGLFAGTATTNVFRNSQFKKAMTAMQSECCSPDEVIFGPDFHQSLYCHLLCGLIFHEEIQLISSSFAHSIVLAFRTFEKVWEELCDDIREGVLSSRITLPSVRSAMAKLLKPNPELADLIENKCSRLSHWYGLIPELFPNVKYIYGIMTGSMEPYLKKLRHYAADVPLISADYGSSEGWIGANINPSLPPESTTYAVLPNIGYFEFIPLKENVEEHMQENGNVSFLSTEPKPVGLTEVKVGEEYEVIITSFAGLYRYRLGDVVKVMGFHNSTPELKFVCRRNLMLTINIDKNTEKDLQLAVEEAAKLIAEEKLEVIDFSSNVDVSTDPGHYVIFWEISGEVSDEVLKECCNCLDRSFVDAGYVSSRKVNAIGPLELRVVWKGTFHKILDHYLGLGAVVSQFKTPRCVGPTNNKVLQILCDNVVKNYFSTAF; encoded by the exons ATGTTGGAAAAGATGGAAATTCTGGACGTTGAAAAGCTAGTAGGAGATTTCGAAGTAATGACCAAAGATGCTGAGAATGTTCAAAGACAGACTTTAAAgatgattttggaagaaaatggATGCGCCGAGTATTTGCAGAATATGGGCCTCAATGGCAGAACTGACCCTGAAAGCTTCAAGGCTTGTGTTCCTCTCGTCACTCACAAGGACTTGGAGTCTTATATTCAAAGAGTTGCTGATGGTGCTTTTTCTCCGATTCTCACCAGAAAACCGATAACAACCATTTCTCTCAG CTCTGGCACTACTCAAGGAAAGCCCAAATTTGTGCCTTtcaatgatgaattgatggaaacTACTTTGCAGATATACCGTACTTCCTTTGCTTTTAGAAACAG AGAATTTCCTATTGAGAATGGGAAGGCTTTGCAGTTCATTTACAGTAGCAAGCAGAGCAAGACCAAAGGGGGTTTGTTTGCTGGAACTGCAACCACCAATGTTTTTCGCAATTCGCAGTTCAAAAAAGCGATGACAGCAATGCAATCTGAGTGTTGTAGCCCTGATGAGGTGATATTTGGTCCTGATTTTCACCAATCTTTGTACTGCCATCTTTTATGCGGGCTGATTTTTCATGAGGAAATTCAGTTGATTTCCTCTAGTTTTGCACATAGCATTGTTCTTGCATTTCGAACTTTCGAAAAAGTTTGGGAAGAGCTCTGTGATGATATAAGAGAAGGGGTCCTCTCAAGCCGGATCACTTTACCTTCTGTTCGATCTGCTATGGCCAAATTGCTGAAGCCAAATCCTGAATTGGCTGATTTGATTGAGAATAAATGTTCAAGATTAAGTCATTGGTATGGATTAATACCAGAGCTGTTCCCTAATGTTAAATACATTTATGGGATCATGACTGGGTCCATGGAGCCTTATCTGAAAAAGTTAAGGCATTATGCTGCGGATGTGCCTCTTATAAGTGCTGATTACGGTTCTTCTGAGGGGTGGATTGGGGCAAATATCAATCCAAGTCTACCTCCTGAGTCAACTACTTATGCTGTGCTTCCTAATATTGGGTATTTTGAGTTCATTCCTCTGAAAGAGAATGTTGAGGAACACATGCAAGAAAATGGTAATGTTTCTTTCCTTTCCACGGAGCCAAAGCCAGTGGGTCTCACTGAAGTTAAGGTTGGTGAAGAATATGAGGTTATCATCACAAGCTTTGCAG GTTTATACAGGTATAGGCTAGGGGACGTGGTCAAGGTTATGGGCTTCCATAACTCAACCCCGGAACTGAAATTTGTTTGCAGGAGGAATCTCATGCTCACCATAAACATCGACAAGAACACCGAGAAAGATTTACAACTTGCCGTGGAAGAAGCCGCCAAGTTAATTGCCGAAGAAAAGTTGGAAGTGATTGATTTCTCTAGTAATGTGGACGTATCGACTGACCCAGGTCATTATGTGATCTTTTGGGAAATTAGTGGGGAAGTAAGCGACGAGGTCCTAAAAGAATGTTGCAATTGTTTGGATCGATCTTTCGTGGATGCAGGCTATGTTAGTTCACGCAAGGTCAATGCCATTGGTCCCCTCGAGCTCCGAGTTGTTTGGAAGGGAACTTTCCATAAGATTCTTGATCATTATTTAGGATTAGGAGCTGTTGTTAGTCAATTCAAAACACCGCGATGCGTGGGGCCAACAAATAATaaagtgttacaaattttgtgtGATAATGTTGtcaaaaactattttagtactgctttctag
- the LOC107909787 gene encoding jasmonoyl--L-amino acid synthetase JAR4 isoform X1, translated as MLEKKEILDVEKVIRDFEVITKDAENVQRETLKMILEENGCAEYLQNLGLNGRTDPESFKACVPLVTHKDLEPCIQRVADGVFSPILTGKPITTISISSGTTQGKPKFVPFNDELMETTLQIFRTSFAFRNKEFPIENGRALQFIYSSKQIKTKGGLFAGTATSNVFRNSQFRKAMKAMQSECCSPDEVIFGPDFHQSLYCHLLCGLIFHEEIRLVSSTFAYSIVLAFRTFEQVWEELCDDIREGVLTSRITFPSVRSAMAKLLKPNPELADLIEKKCSGLSNWYGLIPELFPNVKYIYGIMTGCMEPYLKKLRHYAADVPLISADYGSSEGWIGANINPSLPPESATYAVLPNIGYFEVIPLKENVEEHMQDNGNVSFLSMEPKPVDLTEVRVGEEYEVIITNFGGLYRYKLGDVVKVMGFHNSTPELKFVCRRNVMLAINIDKSTEQDLQLAVEEAAKLIAKEKLEVIDFSSNVDVSTDPGHYVIFWEISGEVSDEVLTECCNCLDRSFVDGGYVSSRKVDAIGPLELRVVRRGTFQKILDHYLGLGAALSQFKTPRCVGPANNKILQILCDNVTKNYFSTAF; from the exons ATGTTGGAAAAGAAGGAAATTCTGGATGTTGAAAAGGTAATAAGAGATTTCGAAGTAATAACCAAAGATGCTGAGAATGTTCAAAGAGAAACTTTAAAgatgattttggaagaaaatggATGCGCTGAGTATTTGCAAAATCTGGGCCTCAATGGCAGAACTGACCCTGAAAGCTTCAAAGCTTGTGTTCCTCTCGTCACTCACAAGGACTTGGAGCCTTGTATTCAAAGAGTTGCTGATGGTGTTTTTTCCCCGATTCTCACCGGAAAACCAATAACAACCATTTCTATCAG CTCTGGCACTACTCAAGGAAAGCCCAAATTTGTGCCTTTTAATGACGAATTGATGGAAACTACTTTGCAGATATTCCGTACTTCTTTTGCTTTTAGAAACAA AGAATTTCCTATTGAGAATGGGAGGGCTTTGCAGTTCATTTACAGTAGCAAGCAGATTAAAACCAAAGGGGGTTTGTTTGCTGGAACTGCAACCAGCAATGTCTTTCGCAATTCGCAGTTCAGAAAAGCGATGAAAGCAATGCAATCTGAGTGCTGTAGCCCTGATGAGGTGATATTTGGTCCTGATTTTCACCAATCTTTGTACTGCCATCTTTTATGCGGGCTGATTTTTCATGAGGAAATTCGGTTGGTTTCCTCTACTTTTGCATATAGCATTGTTCTTGCATTTCGAACTTTCGAACAAGTTTGGGAAGAGCTTTGTGATGATATAAGAGAAGGGGTCCTCACAAGTCGGATCACATTTCCTTCTGTCCGATCTGCTATGGCCAAATTGCTGAAGCCAAATCCTGAATTGGCTGATTTGATTGAGAAGAAATGTTCAGGATTAAGTAATTGGTATGGATTAATACCAGAGCTGTTCCCTAATGTTAAATACATTTATGGGATCATGACTGGGTGCATGGAGCCTTATCTGAAAAAGTTAAGGCATTATGCTGCGGATGTACCTCTTATAAGTGCTGATTACGGTTCTTCTGAGGGATGGATTGGGGCTAATATCAATCCAAGTCTACCTCCTGAGTCAGCTACTTATGCTGTGCTTCCTAATATTGGGTATTTTGAGGTCATTCCTCTGAAAGAGAATGTTGAGGAGCATATGCAAGACAACGGCAATGTTTCTTTCCTTTCCATGGAGCCAAAGCCAGTGGATCTTACTGAAGTTAGGGTTGGTGAAGAATATGAGGTTATCATCACGAACTTTGGAG GTTTATACAGATATAAGCTAGGGGATGTGGTCAAGGTTATGGGCTTCCATAACTCAACCCCGGAACTGAAATTTGTTTGCAGGAGAAATGTCATGCTCGCCATAAACATCGACAAGAGCACCGAGCAAGATTTACAACTTGCCGTGGAAGAAGCCGCCAAGTTAATTGCCAAGGAAAAGCTGGAAGTGATTGATTTCTCTAGTAATGTGGACGTATCTACTGACCCAGGTCATTATGTGATATTTTGGGAAATTAGTGGGGAAGTAAGCGATGAGGTCCTAACAGAATGCTGCAATTGTTTGGATAGATCTTTCGTGGATGGAGGCTATGTTAGTTCACGAAAGGTTGATGCCATTGGTCCCCTCGAGCTCCGAGTTGTTCGGAGGGGAACTTTCCAGAAGATTCTTGATCATTACTTAGGATTAGGAGCTGCTCTTAGTCAGTTCAAAACACCGCGATGTGTAGGACCGGCAAACAATAAAATATTGCAAATCTTGTGTGACAATGTTAccaaaaactattttagtactgctttctaa